A DNA window from Bacteroidales bacterium contains the following coding sequences:
- a CDS encoding pyridoxamine 5'-phosphate oxidase family protein has translation MKSRMLSNIQEILDTADKAQECFVSMVDQEGMPYLVPMNFGLKDQDIYLHSAPNGRKVDALRNNPNVCICFTSDRHLRWQNEEVACSYGMKYRSVRAYGQVKFVEDYDKKVEALNCVMRKYTGKEFTYNAPSINEVLVWRVEVKHWEGRVYGY, from the coding sequence ATGAAATCACGTATGCTTTCCAATATTCAGGAAATCCTCGACACGGCCGATAAAGCCCAGGAATGTTTTGTATCGATGGTGGATCAGGAGGGGATGCCCTACCTGGTGCCCATGAACTTCGGTCTGAAAGATCAGGACATTTATCTGCACTCCGCACCAAATGGGCGTAAGGTTGACGCGCTGCGTAATAACCCCAACGTTTGCATTTGTTTTACTTCCGACCGCCATCTGCGGTGGCAAAACGAAGAGGTGGCGTGCAGCTACGGCATGAAATACCGCAGCGTGCGCGCTTATGGTCAGGTAAAGTTTGTGGAGGATTACGACAAAAAAGTGGAGGCGCTCAATTGCGTCATGCGCAAATATACCGGCAAAGAATTTACCTACAATGCGCCCTCCATCAACGAAGTGCTGGTGTGGCGTGTGGAAGTAAAGCATTGGGAAGGCCGGGTGTACGGGTATTAA